The segment TACAGCAACAGGATAATGGCCACCATCTGGCTGCCGGTCTTGATCTTGCCGATCATGCTGACAGCGACGTCGCCGCCCTTGCCCAGCTCCGCCATGCGCTCGCGCAGCGCCGACACGGCGATCTCGCGCCCGATGATCACGGCCGCCGGGATCGCAAGCCACGGAGTCGGACTCGCCTGCACCAGCAGGACCAGCGCCACGGCGACCATCAGCTTGTCGGCGACCGGATCGAGGAAGGCACCGAAGGCGGAGGTCTGGTTCAATTTGCGCGCGAGATAACCGTCGAGCCAGTCGGTGATGGACGCGAGCGTGAAGATCAGGGCCGTGACGGGCCGGGACAACTCCCAGGGCAGATAAAAGAAGAGCACCAGTACGGGTATCAGGCCGATGCGTACTAGCGTCAACAGCGTTGGCGTGGTCATGATCTGGATCGGTATTATGCTCCGTGCAGAGTATCATAGATCCTCTGCGCAAGCTCCTTGTTTATCCCGGGCGTTCTCGCCAGTTCCTCGACGCCCGCACGCGTCAGTCCCTGTAGGCCGCCGAACTGTTTCAGCAGGTCGCGGCGCCGACTCGGACCGATGCCCGGGATCTCCTCCAGCGGGGAGCGGTTACGCGTCTTCATGCGCCGGCCGCGATGGCCGGCCAACGCGAAACGATGGGCCTCGTCCCGGATGTACTGGATGAGCCGCAGCGCGGCCGAATCGTGCGGCAGCGTTATCTCGTCGCCGCGGCCGAGCACATGCAGGGTTTCCAGCCCGGGCTTGCGCTCCCTCCCCTTGGCCACGCCGACCACGACGATGCCGCTGATCTGGAGTTCCTCGAATACTTCGCTGACCTGGGCGATCTGGCCCTTGCCCCCGTCGATGAACAGCACGTCGGGCAGTTTCGCTTCCCCTTTTTTCAGGCGCAGATAGCGCCGTCTCAGGGCCTGTTTCATGGCGGCGTAGTCGTCGCCCGGGGTGATGTCCTTGATGTTGAAACGCCGGTAGTCCGCCTTCACCGGTCCGAAGCGCTCGAACACCACGCAGGAGGCCACCGTCGCCTCGCCCGCGAGGTGACTGATATCAAAGCACTCGAGCCGTTGCGGCGGCTCGTCGAGTCCCAGGCTCTCACGCAACTCCAGGAACTGCTGGTTCAGGTTGCTCCGCGTCGAGAGATAACGCTGGAGATCGACCTCAGCGTTGTCGATCGCCAGCCGCAGCCAGCGGGCGCGCTCCCCGCGCACACGGCTGTGGATCGCGACCTTGTGACCGGAGATATGCGCGAGCACCTGGCGGATCATTTCCTGGTCCTCCGGTGCTTCGTTCACGATCAGTTCGGGCGGCGCCTCGCGATTGACGTAGTATTGTGAAACGAACGCGGTCAGTATGTCGCCCGCCTCCGCCTCGCGCGGATGGCGGGGAAAAAAGGCCTTGTTGCCCAGATTTCGCCCTCCGCGGATGCAGAAGATCCCGACGCAGCCCACGCCGTCGCGTACCACGCTGGCGATGATGTCCACGTCGCCGCCGCCCGGGCCCGCGTAATTCTGATCCTGGATCCGGCGCAGCGACGCGATCTGATCGCGGTAATAGGCCGCCTGCTCGTAATCCAGCCGGCCGGAGGCCTGATCCATCCTGTGGATCAGCTCATCGATGACCTCACGGTTCTTCCCCTCGAGAAACATGATGGCGTGGCGCAGGTCGCCGCGGTAGTCTTCCTGGCCGATCAGGCCCACGCACGGCGCCGTACAGCGCTTGATCTGGTATTGCAGGCACGGCCGTGTGCGGTTCCGGAAGAAGGTATCCTCGCACTGGCGGATCTTGAACAGCCGCTGCAGCTGATTCAGGGTTTCGCGCACGGCGCCCGCGTTCGGGTACGGGCCGAAATAGCGTTCGCCGGATTTCCTCTCCCCGCGGTAGAAACTCAGGCGCGGGAAGTCGTTGGTCTCCGAGAGCCGGATATAGGGATAGCTCTTGTCGTCACGCAGCAGGACGTTGTATCGGGGTTTCAGCTCCTTGATCAGATTGTTCTCAAGCAGCAAGGCCTCGTCTTCCGTGCGCGTGATCGTGACTTCCACGCCGTGGATCTGCTCGACCAGGCGGTGCGTCTTGGGTGATGCATCGGCGCGGTTGAAGTAACTGGATACGCGCCGCTTCAGATTGCGCGCCTTCCCGACATAGATCACCTCGCCCCGCTTGCCCAGCATGCGGTAAATCCCCGGGCGGGTCGGAAGCTGCTTGAGCAGTTCCGCCGGATCGAAGGCGGACTCGTCCATCAGCGTGAGGGCGAAACGCCCACAGTCGCAGCGCTGTAATGCGCGATCCGGGCGAAGACGTCATGGAACATGGCCGCCGTCAGTCGTCTCGTCTGGGTGTTGTAGCGGCTGCAGTGATAGGAATCGAACAGGCGGCGCCCGCCGGGGAGCGGGTGTTCCGCCCCGTGCGAGAATTTGTAATCGCGCGCGGGCAATGACAGGGCGCGCAGCACCGCCTGATGGGCGATGGTCCCGAGCGCAAGGATGGCGGCATCGGGGCGCAGGTCGCGCAGCTCCGCGC is part of the Gammaproteobacteria bacterium genome and harbors:
- the pgsA gene encoding CDP-diacylglycerol--glycerol-3-phosphate 3-phosphatidyltransferase, yielding MTTPTLLTLVRIGLIPVLVLFFYLPWELSRPVTALIFTLASITDWLDGYLARKLNQTSAFGAFLDPVADKLMVAVALVLLVQASPTPWLAIPAAVIIGREIAVSALRERMAELGKGGDVAVSMIGKIKTGSQMVAIILLLYRDPVLGFPVETAGYVLVYVAASLTLWSMIVYLARAWPTLYGAERGR
- the uvrC gene encoding excinuclease ABC subunit UvrC, translating into MDESAFDPAELLKQLPTRPGIYRMLGKRGEVIYVGKARNLKRRVSSYFNRADASPKTHRLVEQIHGVEVTITRTEDEALLLENNLIKELKPRYNVLLRDDKSYPYIRLSETNDFPRLSFYRGERKSGERYFGPYPNAGAVRETLNQLQRLFKIRQCEDTFFRNRTRPCLQYQIKRCTAPCVGLIGQEDYRGDLRHAIMFLEGKNREVIDELIHRMDQASGRLDYEQAAYYRDQIASLRRIQDQNYAGPGGGDVDIIASVVRDGVGCVGIFCIRGGRNLGNKAFFPRHPREAEAGDILTAFVSQYYVNREAPPELIVNEAPEDQEMIRQVLAHISGHKVAIHSRVRGERARWLRLAIDNAEVDLQRYLSTRSNLNQQFLELRESLGLDEPPQRLECFDISHLAGEATVASCVVFERFGPVKADYRRFNIKDITPGDDYAAMKQALRRRYLRLKKGEAKLPDVLFIDGGKGQIAQVSEVFEELQISGIVVVGVAKGRERKPGLETLHVLGRGDEITLPHDSAALRLIQYIRDEAHRFALAGHRGRRMKTRNRSPLEEIPGIGPSRRRDLLKQFGGLQGLTRAGVEELARTPGINKELAQRIYDTLHGA